The DNA window GCTTGGAGCGGGCGCTGGAGGCAGCTCGAGGCGCGATGTCGGTGCCGCTGCTCAAGATCGGGGTCGTGCTGAGCACCATGGCCATGATCACCAACTGGATGTCCCAGACGCTGCCCTCGCTGGTGGGCCTCAACACCACCAAGCTCTCGGCGGCCGGCGGCGGGACGCTGGACCGCAGCACCGGCGTAAGTGCGCCCGCCGGCCGCCTTGGCGCggcccctccttctcctcctcctccccctcctcggTCCGGAGCTCGGGGCTGGGCGGGCGCCGCGCGGGACCCGAGTTGCCCAGGGAGGTGGCAGGGAACAGGGCGGGCAAGGGCAGGGGTCGCGAGCCGGCGCAGCAGTGGTGACcctgctccccactcccccagcctgggccactcgATCTTCCCCGCGCACCCCCGGGGCGGCGTTTCCTTCACCTGGGCGCTTAGCCGCGGGGCCCGGGGAGCTTGGTGGGGGTTCGGAGTCTTGGAGTCCTGGGTCACTAATCATGAGCCCCTCATTGAAAAGGTTAGAAAACTAAGGCTGGGGGCTTggggacttgtccaaggtcacactcAGCGAGTGAGGGGTGGAGCCACCGCTAGACCCTAGTCTGGGCTCGGTCCAGCGGGGACTCTGAGCCCGCCCTAGTTTGTAAAAGCCAGACTGGCCCGACCGGACTGGGAGTGGGGCCCCGGCCGGTGGGCTCTGAAGCTCCTGTCCGCGCCTTCGTTCCCAAAGTCCCAAGACACCCTTTCCTCCCCAGTCCATAGGAGGGTTTGTTCCTTCCCCTGGG is part of the Theropithecus gelada isolate Dixy unplaced genomic scaffold, Tgel_1.0 HiC_scaffold_5731, whole genome shotgun sequence genome and encodes:
- the LOC112617889 gene encoding noelin-like codes for the protein MSVPLLKIGVVLSTMAMITNWMSQTLPSLVGLNTTKLSAAGGGTLDRSTGVLPTNPEESWQVYSSAQDSEGRCICTVVAPQQTMCSRDARTKQLRQLLEK